One Brevibacillus choshinensis genomic window carries:
- a CDS encoding electron transfer flavoprotein subunit alpha/FixB family protein, which yields MNLEEYCGIWVYLEVNDGRIAPVSLELLGAGRQMADKRGVPLAGLLIGDGVRELAKTVFPYGADQVYVYDEPIFHDYRTESYMRAVIECVNKHKPEIILYGATSTGKDLASAVATDLETGLTADTTMLDVNAETGLLEASRPAFGGNIMATILCKKHRPQMATVRPKVMKALEADPSRTGEIFEERISLKEDDIRTKVLKIVRETKEKVRLDEADVIVAGGKGLGSKEGFALIHRFAEKIGATVGASRDAVEAGWIDHAHQVGQTGVTVTPKIYFAIGISGAIQHLVGMRNSGLIIAINKDPDALIFQSCHYGIVGDAFEIVPLLMEAFQTEPDREVQYGGKV from the coding sequence ATGAATCTGGAGGAATATTGCGGCATCTGGGTGTACTTGGAGGTGAACGATGGGAGGATTGCGCCAGTATCCCTTGAGCTTTTGGGGGCAGGGCGCCAGATGGCAGACAAAAGGGGCGTGCCTCTCGCCGGCCTCTTGATCGGTGATGGCGTGAGGGAGCTTGCCAAGACTGTCTTTCCTTATGGCGCAGACCAGGTCTACGTGTACGATGAGCCGATTTTTCACGATTACCGGACAGAATCCTACATGCGTGCCGTCATTGAATGCGTGAACAAGCACAAACCGGAAATCATTCTGTACGGAGCGACTTCTACAGGAAAGGACCTGGCGAGCGCAGTCGCTACAGACCTCGAGACAGGACTCACAGCAGATACGACGATGCTCGATGTCAATGCAGAAACAGGTCTTTTGGAAGCCAGCCGACCTGCGTTTGGCGGCAATATCATGGCGACCATCCTATGCAAGAAGCATCGTCCGCAGATGGCGACGGTCCGTCCAAAAGTGATGAAGGCATTGGAAGCGGATCCTTCCCGAACGGGGGAAATCTTCGAAGAAAGGATCTCGCTGAAGGAAGATGACATCCGTACGAAAGTGCTGAAGATCGTCCGAGAGACCAAGGAGAAAGTGCGGCTGGATGAGGCGGATGTGATCGTTGCTGGCGGAAAAGGACTCGGCAGCAAGGAAGGCTTTGCCCTGATCCACCGCTTTGCAGAGAAGATCGGGGCCACGGTGGGGGCCAGCCGGGATGCCGTCGAAGCCGGATGGATCGACCATGCGCATCAGGTTGGGCAGACGGGAGTGACCGTCACGCCGAAAATTTATTTCGCCATCGGAATATCGGGAGCGATTCAACATTTGGTCGGGATGCGAAATTCCGGACTGATCATTGCAATCAATAAAGATCCAGACGCGCTCATTTTCCAATCGTGCCACTACGGAATTGTAGGCGATGCTTTTGAAATCGTGCCTTTATTAATGGAAGCGTTTCAAACGGAGC
- a CDS encoding immune inhibitor A domain-containing protein, protein MKKGKKLLSILFSSSLVLSGIAAVPATGMAKSKDKPPLEVDLSTVNMDRLVKALIDQGEIDEDADQEEINKAVEKFLRDKKVPHGIDDSSSFGKKASKTQLSAVSKAASKVSKLKDDKQVRASKRVHTDNLVIALVEFNDLEHNQVPKQSDSLWTADFDQKHYEEMLFDRKGYTTPEGISMTTMAKYYYEQSGETWTVDGVVTPWLTAEKDKKFYGGNDENGNDANPRDLVVETLESVGDAIKGHEEEYDQRDPYDLDGDSDLMEPDGMLDNLMLVHSGIGEETGEDADAIWSHRWTLKKPTEIPGTSLKAYDYMIQPEDGAPGVFAHEYGHNLGLPDLYDTTRLGHDSPVGAWSLMSSGSHTGKIFQTQPTGFDPWSKMMLQEMYGGKWIEPQVINYGDLKKRKKQASLYDGSSLDEDGKVIKLNMPQVEKTPPVQPKDGDYSYFSDEGDNLNTKMTSEVIDLTGASSASMSFDSWRAIETGYDYLYVNVIDVDSGESTTVKEYDDETKGWDKEEISLNDFAGKKIQVEFNYVTDGGLAMSGFYLDNFAVTADGEVVFSDDAEGDQGSDYREKFLYFLENRNFGIGTSISKGEFQHTGGRY, encoded by the coding sequence GCGACAGGGATGGCCAAGTCAAAGGACAAGCCGCCGCTTGAAGTGGATTTGTCCACAGTGAACATGGATCGTTTGGTTAAAGCCTTGATCGACCAAGGTGAAATCGACGAGGACGCCGACCAGGAAGAGATCAACAAAGCTGTGGAGAAGTTTTTGAGAGACAAGAAAGTTCCCCACGGCATTGATGACTCCAGCTCCTTCGGGAAAAAAGCAAGCAAAACCCAGCTTTCGGCAGTATCAAAGGCAGCAAGCAAAGTATCCAAGCTCAAAGATGACAAGCAAGTGCGCGCTTCCAAGCGGGTACATACGGATAATCTGGTGATTGCCCTGGTCGAGTTCAATGATCTGGAGCACAACCAGGTGCCAAAACAAAGCGATTCCTTGTGGACGGCAGACTTCGACCAAAAGCACTACGAGGAAATGCTGTTCGATCGTAAAGGCTATACGACTCCTGAAGGGATAAGCATGACCACGATGGCCAAGTACTACTACGAGCAATCGGGTGAGACATGGACCGTGGATGGGGTTGTCACTCCGTGGTTGACTGCCGAAAAAGATAAGAAATTCTACGGTGGAAACGATGAAAACGGCAACGATGCCAACCCACGCGATCTGGTCGTCGAGACACTGGAATCTGTAGGGGATGCCATCAAGGGTCATGAAGAAGAATACGACCAACGCGACCCGTATGACTTGGATGGAGACAGCGATCTGATGGAGCCGGATGGCATGCTGGACAACCTGATGCTGGTTCACTCCGGTATTGGTGAAGAGACTGGGGAAGATGCGGATGCGATCTGGTCTCACCGCTGGACTCTGAAAAAGCCGACAGAAATTCCAGGCACCAGCCTGAAAGCTTACGACTACATGATTCAGCCTGAAGATGGCGCACCCGGCGTATTCGCACATGAATACGGACACAACCTGGGACTGCCAGATCTGTATGACACGACAAGACTGGGACATGATTCGCCGGTTGGCGCATGGTCGCTGATGTCTTCCGGAAGCCATACAGGTAAGATCTTCCAAACCCAACCAACCGGATTTGATCCTTGGTCCAAAATGATGCTGCAGGAAATGTATGGGGGCAAGTGGATTGAGCCGCAAGTCATCAATTACGGAGACCTGAAAAAACGGAAAAAGCAGGCTTCGCTCTACGATGGCAGCAGCCTCGATGAAGATGGCAAAGTCATCAAGCTGAATATGCCGCAAGTAGAGAAGACACCGCCGGTTCAACCGAAAGACGGCGATTATTCTTACTTCTCCGATGAGGGCGACAATCTGAACACGAAGATGACTTCGGAAGTGATCGACCTGACAGGCGCCAGCTCCGCATCGATGAGCTTCGACTCCTGGAGAGCGATCGAGACCGGGTACGACTACCTGTACGTGAACGTGATTGATGTCGACTCAGGTGAGAGCACAACAGTAAAAGAGTACGATGACGAAACCAAAGGCTGGGATAAGGAAGAAATCAGCCTGAACGATTTCGCTGGCAAAAAGATTCAAGTCGAGTTCAACTACGTGACGGATGGCGGCTTGGCGATGTCCGGCTTCTATCTGGATAATTTTGCAGTCACAGCAGACGGCGAAGTAGTCTTCTCGGATGATGCAGAAGGCGACCAGGGATCCGATTATCGCGAGAAGTTCCTATACTTTCTAGAGAATAGGAACTTCGGAATAGGAACTTCGATATCAAAGGGCGAATTCCAGCACACTGGCGGCCGTTACTAG
- a CDS encoding immune inhibitor A domain-containing protein, translated as MAAVTSGVVDAHQEVRYWNNDEGNEEAIADSRYQVNDAAFSPNKTSGMDLDYILGTMDYEPLKGITVFKDSDDYTMPEVPEIGKILPKIGLQIKLIRVSKKFTNAQVEFSIKK; from the coding sequence CTGGCGGCCGTTACTAGTGGCGTAGTCGATGCGCATCAGGAAGTTCGTTACTGGAATAACGATGAGGGCAACGAGGAGGCCATTGCCGACTCCCGTTACCAAGTGAACGATGCGGCATTCAGCCCGAACAAAACCTCCGGCATGGATCTCGACTACATTCTCGGCACGATGGATTACGAGCCGCTGAAAGGCATTACCGTATTCAAAGACAGTGATGATTACACGATGCCGGAAGTTCCGGAAATCGGAAAAATCCTGCCGAAGATCGGTCTGCAAATCAAATTAATTCGTGTGTCCAAGAAATTCACGAACGCACAGGTCGAGTTCTCCATCAAAAAATAA
- a CDS encoding electron transfer flavoprotein subunit beta/FixA family protein, translated as MLHIVACIKQVPDTKIIKMNPKTNTMDRASAPAILNPYDAHAVEEAVRLKHRYGGVVSVVTMGPPPAVKAIRKCIEIGADAGYLITDRAFAGADTLATSYAITKAIEKISETQPVDLVICGKMTIDGDTGQVGPGIARRLDIPPLTSVKKVVEVNKAEGYAIVHRKLEDGYEVIQSSLPCLFSVEKEINEVPYSPLPNMLRAARYNPVIWAVDDLGEIDRTLLGLKGSPTIVAKVWPPEKPKGGEMLDGLPKEQVSRLMEILQEKQRLFRVKEGQV; from the coding sequence ATGCTGCACATTGTCGCTTGTATTAAACAAGTGCCGGACACGAAGATCATCAAAATGAATCCGAAGACCAACACGATGGATCGTGCAAGTGCACCCGCGATCCTAAACCCGTATGATGCGCATGCGGTCGAGGAAGCAGTGAGGCTGAAGCATAGGTATGGCGGTGTGGTCTCCGTCGTGACGATGGGACCGCCGCCAGCAGTCAAGGCGATACGGAAGTGCATCGAGATCGGGGCTGATGCCGGCTACCTGATCACCGACAGGGCTTTTGCCGGGGCGGATACACTCGCTACGAGCTATGCAATCACCAAGGCGATTGAAAAGATATCTGAGACGCAGCCTGTAGACCTGGTGATTTGCGGCAAGATGACGATCGACGGAGACACAGGGCAGGTAGGCCCGGGCATCGCGAGGAGACTTGATATTCCCCCGCTGACCAGTGTCAAAAAAGTCGTGGAAGTGAACAAGGCGGAAGGATACGCGATCGTCCACCGCAAGCTGGAGGATGGCTACGAAGTCATTCAATCCTCTTTGCCGTGTCTCTTTTCCGTGGAAAAGGAAATCAACGAAGTCCCGTATTCGCCATTGCCCAATATGCTCAGGGCTGCTCGCTACAACCCCGTCATATGGGCAGTGGATGATCTGGGGGAAATCGACCGGACCCTTCTCGGCCTAAAAGGCTCGCCAACGATTGTGGCAAAGGTATGGCCGCCAGAAAAGCCAAAAGGGGGAGAGATGCTGGACGGTTTGCCGAAGGAGCAGGTGTCGCGCCTCATGGAGATCCTGCAGGAGAAACAACGATTGTTCCGTGTTAAGGAGGGGCAGGTATGA